From Panicum hallii strain FIL2 chromosome 2, PHallii_v3.1, whole genome shotgun sequence, a single genomic window includes:
- the LOC112880034 gene encoding proline-rich receptor-like protein kinase PERK4, whose translation MSSNRAPSPATTSPPPSTSAAPAPMLRFSSPSHAARRLSTHGGSRKSPASGHGAGGLPPQVVAAAVAAAVILAGVLKAAQQQQLPHKGMIFYADTSGFKGNTSGYYAPPGGARPQWQNQVAPAAVTSSTGGLSSPMPPPPLPMPAGLDTAAFSYTELAAATGGFSEANLLGQGGFGYVHRGVLPGGKEVAVKQLKAGSGQGEREFQAEVDTISRVHHRHLVALVGYCMDGAHRLLVYEFVPNQTLEHHLHGKGRPVMEWTMRLRIAVGAAKGLAYLHEECDPRIIHRDIKSANILLDNNFEAMVADFGLAKLSSVNHTHVSTRVMGTFGYLAPEYASSGKLTEKSDVFSYGVMLLELLTGRRPGDRSSYGQDGLVDWARQALPRALTDGNYHNLVDPRLDGDFDMTEAARLVACAAASVRHAARRRPKMSQIVMALQGEMPLEELNDGARGHGGTSSSGSGSGSEYGSGSGSYTAQMERIRRAALPSPEYSADYPGSIPEYGHPSPASSASPAERDERRRHGGPRR comes from the exons ATGTCTTCCAATCGCGCGCCCTCGCCGGCGAcaacctccccgccgccgtcgacgTCCGCGGCACCAGCGCCGATGCTCCGTTTCTCCTCGCCGTCGCACGCCGCGAGGCGCCTGTCGACCCACGGCGGCAGCCGCAAGTCCCCTGCTTCGGGGCACGGGGCGGGGGGGCTCCCGCCGcaggtcgtcgccgccgccgtcgcggcggCGGTGATCCTCGCCGGCGTCCTc aaggcggcgcagcagcagcagctgcctcACAAGGGCATGATATTCTACGCGGACACCTCCGGCTTCAAAG GGAACACCTCGGGGTACTACGCTCCCCCCGGCGGCGCGAGGCCGCAGTGGCAGAACCAGGTGGCCCCGGCGGCGGTCACGAGCTCGACCGGCGGGCTGTCGTCgcccatgccgccgccgccgctgccgatgccCGCGGGCCTGGACACGGCCGCGTTCAGCTACACAGagctggcggcggcgacgggcggGTTCTCGGAGGCGAACCTGCTGGGGCAGGGCGGGTTCGGGTACGTGCACCGCGGCGTGCTCCCGGGCGGCAAGGAGGTGGCGGTGAAGCAGCTCAAGGCCGGGAGCGGGCAGGGCGAGCGCGAGTTCCAGGCGGAGGTGGACACCATCAGCCGCgtgcaccaccgccacctcgtcGCCCTCGTCGGGTACTGCATGGACGGCGCGCACCGGCTGCTCGTCTACGAGTTCGTGCCCAACCAAACCCTCGAGCACCACCTCCATG GGAAAGGGCGGCCGGTGATGGAGTGGACGATGCGGCTGCGCATCGCGGTCGGCGCCGCCAAGGGGCTCGCCTACCTGCATGAGGAAT GCGATCCTCGGATCATCCATCGCGACATCAAGTCGGCCAACATTCTGCTGGACAACAACTTCGAGGCCATG GTTGCGGATTTCGGGTTGGCCAAGCTGTCCAGCGTGAACCACACGCACGTGTCGACGCGTGTCATGGGCACATTCGGGTACCTGGCGCCGGAGTACGCGTCCAGCGGGAAGCTGACGGAGAAGTCGGACGTCTTCTCCTACGGCGTGATGCTGCTGGAGCTgctcaccggccgccgccccggcgACCGCTCGTCCTACGGCCAGGATGGCCTCGTCGACTGG GCGAGGCAGGCCCTGCCGCGCGCCCTGACCGACGGCAACTACCACAACCTCGTCGACCCGAGGCTGGACGGCGACTTCGACATGACGGAGGCCGCGCGCCTCgtcgcctgcgccgccgcctccgtccgccacgccgcgcgccgccgccccaagATGAGCCAG ATCGTGATGGCGCTGCAGGGGGAGATGCCGCTCGAGGAGCTCAACGACGGCGCGCGGGGGCACGGCGGCACGTCCAGCTCCGGCTCGGGATCGGGGTCGGAGTACGGGTCCGGGTCCGGATCCTACACGGCGCAGATGGAGCGCATCCGGAGGGCGGCGCTGCCCAGCCCGGAGTACAGCGCCGACTACCCAGGCTCCATCCCGGAGTACGGCCACCCGTCGCCGGCCAGCAGCGCCAGCCCCGCCGAGCGGGATGAACGCCGGCGCCATGGAGGTCCCCGCCGGTGA